In Phycodurus eques isolate BA_2022a chromosome 23, UOR_Pequ_1.1, whole genome shotgun sequence, a genomic segment contains:
- the stim2b gene encoding stromal interaction molecule 2 isoform X2, with the protein MDNDASVTARPPALSLRQLPLRSRRGENPCLTVIPPCVSDADRFSLAALRHIHKELDDDNDGGIEVNESVEFIIEDMKQHQTNKHSNLHREDQHITVEELWKGWKTSEVHNWTVEDTVQWLKESVELPQYEKNFRDFRVTGNILPRIAANEPSFLSVQLKVSDQRHKQKLNLKALDAVLFGPPLRPQHNWMKDFVLTISIVIGVGGCWFAYVQNKSSKVHISQMMKDLESLQNAEQSLLDLQSRLEKAQEENRTVIVEKQNLEQKMRDEITGAKKEAHRLRDLREGAECELSRLKYAEEELVQVRKALKRAEKEIQSEWSLPEALQKWLQLTHEVEVQYYNIKKQSAEQQLCVAKDEVTETERPLGFSLLATISKPFPFGLQAEKIKKKRSSVFGTLHVAHSSSLDEVDHKILEAKKSLSEVTACLRERLHRWQQIERLCGFPVVNNSGLPSLTASLYSDHSWVVMPRVSVPPYPIAGGVDDLDEDTPPIVPQFTATLMRPPLTRNSSACRSRRSLMGSSAVMSPDPDLLSVAGSPLSFHLEADDEYVMFSSERRGEVAQEGSPDTDTLNSSMGRKPPHNPCFVTPDAPYRKISREEMLLFNQSPEFPTCSGIASNSRDSTPPPLPPTPATTPSGPPSTSPSPDLTRIAPETQAVTSPSGKAAYNGILEKSYSFGIPPSVGRYPSLTSLDSEGRSVGREHKLQSTSSQDSSDNGEKVKRSSSKIKSLFKKKK; encoded by the exons TTTATTATAGAAGACATGAAGCAGCATCAGACCAACAAGCACAGCAACTTGCACCGGGAGGACCAACACATCACAGTGGAGGAGCTTTGGAAGGGCTGGAAGACTTCAGAAG TCCACAACTGGACGGTGGAAGACACGGTTCAGTGGTTGAAGGAGTCGGTGGAGCTGCCCCAGTATGAAAAAAACTTCCGGGACTTCCGCGTCACTGGCAACATACTGCCACG CATCGCCGCAAACGAGCCGTCGTTCCTGTCCGTGCAGCTCAAGGTGTCAGACCAGcgacacaaacaaaaactcaaCCTGAAGGCGCTCGACGCGGTCCTTTTCGGCCCCCCGCTGC GGCCGCAACACAACTGGATGAAAGACTTCGTCCTCACGATCTCCATAGTGATCGGCGTGGGCGGCTGCTGGTTTGCTTACGTGCAGAACAAGTCCAGCAAGGTGCACATCTCCCAGATGATGAAGGATCTGGAGAGCCTGCAAAACGCTGAGCAAAGCCTCCTCGACCTGCAGAGTCG TTTGGAAAAGGCTCAGGAAGAAAACCGGACGGTCATTGTGGAGAAGCAGAATCTCGAGCAGAAGATGAGGGACGAGATCACCGGCGCCAAGAAGGAAGCCCACAGACTTCGGGACCTGCGAGAGGGCGCCGAATGCGAGCTCAGCCGGCTCAAATACGCAGAAGAGGAGCTTGTGCAG GTCCGAAAGGCCCTTAAGCGAGCCGAGAAGGAGATTCAGTCCGAGTGGTCGCTGCCCGAAGCTCTGCAGAAGTGGCTCCAGCTCACGCACGAGGTGGAGGTTCAGTACTACAACATCAAGAAGCAGAGTGCCGAGCAACAGCTCTGCGTCGCCAAGGACGAGGTAACCGAGACCGAGCGACCGCTGGGCTTTTCTCTCTTAGCGACAATTTCCAAACCTTTCCCTTTTGGACTGCAGGCGGAGAAAATCAAAAAGAAGAGAAGTTCTGTGTTTGGAACTCTTCACGTCGCGCACAGTTCATCACTGGATGAGGTGGACCACAAGATACTCGAAGCCAA gaaATCCTTGTCTGAGGTGACAGCGTGTCTGAGGGAGCGCTTGCACCGCTGGCAGCAGATCGAGAGGCTCTGCGGCTTCCCCGTCGTCAACAACTCCGGGCTGCCGAGTCTGACGGCCAGCCTCTACTCTGACCACAGCTGGGTGGTGATGCCACGCGTCTCCGTCCCGCCGTACCCCATCGCCGGCGGCGTGGACGACCTGGACGAGGACACGCCTCCCATCGTTCCGCAATTCACAG caacgtTGATGCGGCCCCCGCTGACGCGCAACAGCAGCGCGTGCCGCTCCCGCCGGAGCCTCATGGGCTCGTCCGCCGTGATGTCCCCGGACCCCGACCTGCTGTCCGTGGCCGGCTCGCCCCTCTCCTTTCACCTCGAGGCGGACGACGAATACGTCATGTTCAGCTCGGAGCGGAGGGG GGAGGTCGCCCAGGAGGGCAGCCCCGACACGGACACTCTGAACTCCTCGATGGGCCGCAAGCCGCCGCACAACCCCTGCTTCGTGACCCCGGACGCCCCGTACCGCAAGATTTCCCGCGAGGAAATGCTGCTGTTCAATCAGAGCCCGGAGTTCCCCACGTGCAGCGGCATCGCGAGCAACAGCAGGGACTCCACCCCGCCGCCTTTGCCCCCTACGCCGGCCACCACCCCCTCGGGCCCGCCGTCCACCTCGCCGTCGCCGGACCTCACCCGAATCGCGCCGGAGACCCAGGCCGTCACATCTCCGTCGGGGAAGGCCGCGTACAACGGCATCCTGGAGAAATCGTACAGCTTCGGCATTCCGCCCTCCGTGGGCCGCTACCCGTCCCTCACCTCCCTGGACTCGGAAGGCCGGAGCGTGGGCCGGGAGCACAAGCTCCAGAGCACCTCCTCCCAGGACTCCAGTGACAACGGAGAGAAAGTCAAGCGCTCCTCCTCCAAAATCAAAAgcttatttaagaaaaaaaaataa